In Streptomyces sp. SN-593, a single genomic region encodes these proteins:
- a CDS encoding helix-turn-helix domain-containing protein → MTTATPNSTLRAIRMGLLMSQDEFARALRAAGERAGQPNDASKRLVQRWEAGTTAAPRPVYARALESITGLPIESLGFATAIPQGRVVDDGDGGHDLTPATTGSAARVAAAPGHGRAPQPVLQGNYSGVWLSRYEYYSSSRGQTFTGLHYVVVLQHGNRLTVRSIPGSSDSDLTVDLTVDGSVVTGTWVEQTAGESYYRGARYHGAIQMLAEPTGRRMAGKWVGFGKEMDMNTGPWELTFEDPSTNRATLARYARLPSDDTNTPR, encoded by the coding sequence ATGACGACAGCGACGCCGAACAGTACGCTGCGGGCCATCCGCATGGGATTGCTCATGAGCCAGGACGAGTTCGCTCGCGCCCTGCGAGCGGCGGGTGAACGTGCCGGGCAGCCCAACGACGCGAGCAAGCGACTGGTGCAGCGTTGGGAAGCGGGTACCACCGCAGCGCCCCGGCCCGTCTACGCACGCGCCTTGGAATCCATCACCGGTCTGCCCATCGAGTCCCTCGGCTTCGCGACGGCGATCCCGCAGGGGCGTGTGGTGGATGACGGCGACGGCGGTCACGACCTCACGCCCGCCACGACCGGCAGCGCTGCCCGTGTCGCTGCCGCGCCCGGCCACGGGCGCGCCCCGCAACCGGTGTTGCAGGGCAACTACAGCGGGGTGTGGCTCAGCCGCTACGAGTACTACTCCAGCAGCCGGGGCCAGACCTTCACCGGGCTGCACTACGTCGTCGTGCTCCAGCACGGCAACCGGCTGACGGTGCGCAGCATTCCGGGCTCGTCGGACTCGGACCTCACCGTGGACCTCACCGTAGACGGGAGTGTCGTCACCGGGACCTGGGTGGAACAGACGGCCGGTGAGAGCTACTACCGCGGTGCCCGCTACCACGGCGCCATTCAGATGCTGGCCGAGCCGACGGGGCGTCGCATGGCGGGCAAGTGGGTCGGGTTCGGCAAGGAGATGGACATGAACACCGGGCCTTGGGAGCTGACCTTCGAGGACCCGTCGACGAACAGGGCCACCCTCGCCCGATACGCCCGCCTCCCCTCTGACGACACGAACACCCCGAGATAG